In Notolabrus celidotus isolate fNotCel1 chromosome 10, fNotCel1.pri, whole genome shotgun sequence, one DNA window encodes the following:
- the LOC117820286 gene encoding helix-loop-helix protein 2-like yields MMLSPDPPEPELHWGQTDSETLLNTLNAHCGSTSWCTSTKPVDRGDKARSLVHAPALSKEEKRRKRRATPKYRSAHATRERVRVEAFNVAFTELRKLLPTLPPDKKLSKIEILRLAMCYISYLKQVLDV; encoded by the coding sequence ATGATGCTTAGTCCTGATCCGCCCGAGCCCGAGCTGCACTGGGGACAGACGGACTCTGAGACCCTTCTGAACACTTTGAACGCGCATTGTGGGTCCACATCATGGTGCACATCTACCAAACCCGTGGATCGAGGGGACAAGGCGCGCTCCCTTGTGCACGCGCCCGCTCTCAGcaaggaagagaaaaggaggaagcGGCGCGCGACGCCTAAATATCGATCAGCTCACGCCACCAGAGAGCGTGTTCGCGTTGAAGCTTTTAATGTGGCCTTTACAGAGCTCAGAAAACTTCTCCCGACTCTCCCTCCGGACAAAAAGTTATCCAAGATTGAAATTCTGAGACTTGCGATGTGTTACATCTCCTACCTCAAGCAAGTGCTGGATGTGTAG